In Methanococcoides methylutens, the following proteins share a genomic window:
- the ppsA gene encoding phosphoenolpyruvate synthase has protein sequence MGDSKYIRWFEEISIEDIPLVGGKNASLGEMYRELTEKEISIPNGFAVTAEAYWHVLESAGVLQELKDTLEGLDTGDVSDLAERGKKARSIVLDAGIPDDLWEEIKEAYEKLSEEYGAETDVAVRSSATAEDLPDASFAGQQETYLNVHGYHSLKDACNRCFASLFTDRAISYRVHHKFDHFKVGLSIGVMKMVRSDLASSGVIFTIDTESGFEDVVFITGAYGLGENVVQGLVNPDEFYVFKPTLKEGYRPIIKKKPGSKEIKMIYGRGDSRILTRNVEVPLAEQRKFCINDEEILQLAKYAATIEDHYSKKKGKAVPMDIEWAKDGNTGELFIVQARPETVQSRKRKDVLETYFLDEHSNVLVRGRSVGDKIAAGKVHVIDDVSKLSSFQHGEILVADTTTPDWEPIMKRAAAIITNKGGRTCHAAIVSRELGVPAVVGAEDATEKLKNGMDVTMSCAEGDIGRVYEGILPFHIETVDLKGLGKTKTEMMMNLGNPEEAFALSMIPNDGIGLARLEFIITSYIKIHPMALIHPEKVEDESVLEEIEKLTSGYKSKEDYFVEKLSQGVATIVASFYPKPVVVRMSDFKSNEYASLIGGEYFEFEESNPMIGFRGASRYYDERYREGFALECKAMKKVRDEMGLTNLILMIPFCRRIEEAEKVIAEMKKNGLERGQNGLQVYVMCEIPSNVLLIDEFSKYFDGFSIGSNDLTQLTLGVDRDSEILASSFDERDEAVKKIVSMAVQGAKRNGKHSGICGQAPSDFPEFAEFLVKEGIDSISLNPDSVMKISLKVLETEKEMG, from the coding sequence ATGGGAGATAGCAAATACATTCGATGGTTCGAAGAGATCAGTATAGAAGACATTCCTTTAGTAGGCGGTAAGAATGCCTCACTTGGTGAGATGTACCGGGAACTGACAGAGAAGGAAATCAGTATACCTAACGGTTTTGCGGTTACAGCAGAAGCATACTGGCATGTGCTGGAATCAGCAGGCGTGCTTCAGGAACTTAAAGATACACTGGAAGGACTGGATACAGGGGATGTCAGTGACCTTGCTGAAAGAGGAAAAAAGGCAAGGAGTATAGTACTCGATGCAGGTATACCTGATGACCTCTGGGAAGAGATCAAAGAAGCTTATGAAAAACTGAGCGAAGAATACGGAGCTGAGACTGACGTAGCGGTTCGCAGTTCCGCAACAGCAGAGGATCTTCCGGATGCATCTTTTGCGGGACAGCAGGAAACATACCTCAACGTACACGGCTACCACTCCCTGAAAGATGCATGTAACCGTTGCTTTGCCTCTCTTTTCACGGACAGGGCGATCTCCTATCGTGTACACCACAAATTCGACCACTTCAAGGTCGGCCTTTCAATAGGCGTTATGAAGATGGTACGCTCAGACCTTGCATCCAGCGGTGTGATATTTACCATCGATACCGAATCCGGATTCGAGGACGTTGTTTTCATAACAGGAGCATATGGTCTCGGTGAGAATGTCGTTCAGGGACTTGTTAATCCGGATGAGTTTTACGTTTTCAAACCCACACTTAAAGAAGGCTACAGGCCGATCATCAAGAAGAAGCCGGGCAGCAAGGAGATAAAGATGATCTACGGGCGCGGGGATTCACGCATACTTACCCGTAATGTGGAAGTCCCCCTTGCCGAGCAGAGGAAGTTCTGTATCAATGATGAAGAGATCCTCCAGCTTGCGAAGTATGCTGCCACAATCGAGGATCACTATTCCAAGAAGAAAGGAAAGGCCGTGCCCATGGATATCGAGTGGGCAAAGGACGGTAATACCGGCGAGCTGTTCATCGTGCAGGCAAGGCCTGAGACGGTCCAGTCAAGGAAGAGAAAAGATGTCCTTGAGACATACTTCCTTGATGAGCATTCGAATGTTCTTGTAAGGGGCAGAAGTGTGGGTGACAAGATAGCTGCCGGTAAGGTCCATGTTATCGACGATGTTTCCAAGCTATCATCCTTCCAGCACGGGGAGATACTGGTAGCCGATACCACAACCCCTGACTGGGAACCTATCATGAAGCGTGCTGCTGCTATCATCACCAACAAAGGCGGAAGGACCTGCCATGCAGCTATCGTCAGCCGTGAGCTGGGAGTTCCTGCGGTCGTGGGTGCTGAGGATGCGACTGAAAAGCTGAAGAACGGAATGGATGTCACGATGAGCTGTGCTGAAGGTGATATCGGTAGGGTCTACGAAGGAATACTACCTTTCCACATCGAGACGGTTGATCTTAAGGGCTTAGGTAAGACAAAGACCGAGATGATGATGAACCTTGGAAATCCGGAAGAGGCATTTGCACTTTCCATGATACCAAACGATGGTATCGGGCTTGCAAGACTTGAGTTCATCATTACAAGTTACATCAAGATCCACCCAATGGCATTGATCCATCCTGAAAAGGTGGAAGATGAGAGTGTGCTTGAGGAAATTGAGAAGCTCACCTCCGGATACAAAAGTAAGGAAGACTATTTCGTGGAGAAGCTTTCCCAGGGAGTGGCGACCATTGTAGCCTCATTCTATCCGAAACCTGTGGTTGTACGCATGAGCGATTTCAAGTCGAACGAGTATGCTAGCCTGATCGGAGGAGAGTACTTCGAATTCGAAGAGAGCAACCCGATGATAGGTTTCAGGGGAGCATCACGGTATTATGATGAGCGCTATAGGGAAGGATTCGCACTTGAATGCAAGGCCATGAAGAAGGTCAGGGATGAGATGGGACTTACAAACCTGATACTCATGATCCCATTCTGCAGGCGTATCGAAGAAGCGGAAAAAGTGATCGCTGAAATGAAGAAGAACGGTCTGGAAAGAGGACAGAACGGCCTACAGGTCTATGTGATGTGTGAGATCCCGAGCAATGTCCTGCTGATAGATGAGTTCAGCAAATACTTCGATGGCTTCTCAATAGGCTCCAATGACCTCACCCAGCTGACCCTTGGTGTGGACAGGGATTCGGAAATACTGGCATCGTCTTTTGATGAAAGAGATGAAGCTGTGAAGAAGATCGTTTCCATGGCAGTTCAGGGAGCAAAGAGGAATGGCAAGCACAGCGGAATTTGTGGTCAGGCTCCAAGCGACTTCCCGGAATTTGCTGAGTTCCTTGTGAAGGAAGGTATTGATTCTATTTCGCTGAACCCGGATTCTGTGATGAAGATCTCATTGAAGGTTCTGGAGACTGAGAAGGAGATGGGATGA